Proteins co-encoded in one Pogona vitticeps strain Pit_001003342236 chromosome 9, PviZW2.1, whole genome shotgun sequence genomic window:
- the ZNF541 gene encoding zinc finger protein 541 isoform X4 has translation MDQFHLSNECSLHSEMQLHEFSGNQAIDCSDGFSHDLCPTTREVIYSGLSNVDVDPSLSTTNMNNDSLEDNLDNLSLYSVKDCDSAKLLEDCEAASQPLLPELGLPAPPAPKGSEQGGRSNSGSGKKGKSHQSCPQAPFLDCSLCGKVFSSTSSLSKHYVTHSQERKHVCKICSKAFKRQDHLSGHMLTHQKTKPFICIEQGCSKSYSDHRSLRRHYEMHHGLRSVKEDEACEGSPSQHEPRVQMGPGGRRTTTERLAVHPDPLAPNNALPPNRDLLRCIVSTLLGQKLPSAASSSVGQSETDSGGSLQPCTSACGQVPCVPTSTAALIDAEGSKKVKELYPCQKHPGSSSVYTIINPGKLAVLGPAENVTSLPERQTHPPPQFPLENPALEYWPNSAVPHLPFFQAQKLPATSQQSDGNFPWVRNVPPAYTQSTGSGVYVAKVSRASRQDVSQGPAGPSPAAFDPLAHSLERSEVLSFAPALGKTQGEISGEPKVSGLATRLPDDTEHGVLQKGEAGPLFRQLFTKPQESSLNQGQVQVHSHLFQRITKSQHIVSHAQLLGPSHQLVTTKPLQGAFPGQTDLVHPSLESAESEGCIKKPSTQFHPDVPSCIEQEGQQLATSLQPLPSFPSVSTDSVSHAKPTRTLKAGCLGFEDFSSPSQSSVYENAPGNHTYGKLKQSESGCPESRKKQKNKTTAKESGGKGHSRSGRPRRKEKPTFDVSSVASPSQVAMASFSLPHTSFDSEARMKPKLSIFNRIQGGNIYSFTSSMREENFSSVCSKTGGGPEDRNEHGSSFICATCSQLFYTERGLSSHMCFCSEQWQSASGKEKQQACEDENLHPQKLSLEPAGDGDSPEAKTLSEDVAVAPLVIPVSVPVTATEQQQDGKIDKKPCQDDQDLQEGMPPKKKRRRTCPKSLFIPPPAPACNEIQPGTGGCFQSNLRSPVFLMDYLLQGLVQCSSYTPPPMLSPIREGSGLYFNALCSTSTKTASSKMYTSVLGGTDGALLFSLVKDTTKFSVKPHINIGSRFQADIPDLQDRSSLENYEHPASLMWKPWGDIATNKETQKKVTDLLKLACSSAMPGGGTNLELALHCLHEAKGNVLEALQMLLLQGPEKPPGHPLANYHYSGSHLWTDAEKQLFKKAFGLHKKDFYLLQKKSV, from the exons ATGGACCAATTCCACCTCAGCAACGAATGCTCCCTCCATTCCGAAATGCAGCTTCATGAGTTTTCAGGGAACCAGGCGATAGACTGTAGTGATGGTTTCAGCCACGATTTGTGTCCCACGACGAGAGAGGTGATTTATTCAGGGTTGAGCAACGTGGATGTGGACCCTAGCCTTTCCACCACAAATATGAATAATGACTCTTTGGAGGACAACCTGGACAACTTGTCTCTGTATTCTGTGAAGGACTGCGATTCTGCTAAACTCCTAGAGGACTGTGAAGCAGCCTCGCAACCTCTCTTACCTG AATTGGGGCTTCCTGCCCCTCCAGCGCCCAAAGGATCGGAGCAAGGAGGCCGATCCAACTCTGGcagtggaaagaaaggaaagtccCACCAGAGCTGCCCTCAAGCGCCTTTTCTCGATTGTAGCCTCTGTGGGAAGGTTTTCAGCAGCACCAGCTCTCTCAGCAAACATTATGTGACTCACAGCCAGGAACGGAAACATGTCTGCAAGATCTGCAGCAAAGCCTTTAAGCGACAGGACCACTT GAGTGGCCACATGCTAACCCATCAAAAAACAAAGCCATTCATTTGCATTGAACAAGGATGCAGCAAGAGTTACTCGGACCATCGGTCCCTGCGTCGGCATTACGAAATGCACCACGGATTGAGATCGGTAAAGGAGGACGAAGCTTGCGAAGGCTCCCCTTCTCAACATGAACCGCGTGTCCAGATGGGACCCGGTGGCAGaagaacaacaacagagagaTTGGCCGTTCACCCAGACCCTCTGGCCCCTAACAATGCCCTCCCACCCAACAGAGACCTGCTGAGGTGCATTGTGAGTACCTTACTCGGCCAGAAGCTTCCGTCTGCTGCTTCGTCCTCTGTGGGACAGAGCGAAACAGACTCCGGGGGATCCTTGCAACCTTGCACCTCTGCCTGTGGCCAAGTTCCTTGTGTTCCCACCAGTACTGCTGCCCTTATAGACGCCGAGGGCAGTAAAAAAGTGAAGGAGCTCTACCCTTGTCAAAAGCACCCAGGGTCTTCCAGCGTATATACCATCATCAATCCTGGGAAGTTAGCTGTCCTCGGGCCAGCGGAAAATGTGACCAGTTTGCCAGAGAGACAGACCCATCCGCCTCCTCAATTCCCTTTAGAAAACCCAGCCTTGGAGTACTGGCCGAACAGTGCCGTCCCTCACCTCCCTTTCTTTCAAGCCCAGAAGCTTCCTGCCACCTCTCAGCAGTCCGACGGCAACTTCCCATGGGTTAGAAATGTGCCCCCAGCCTACACCCAAAGCACAGGGAGTGGAGTCTACGTTGCTAAGGTGTCACGGGCTTCACGTCAAGATGTCTCCCAAGGGCCGGCGGGACCCTCCCCTGCTGCTTTTGACCCTTTGGCACATAGCTTGGAGCGCTCAGAGGTTTTATCGTTTGCTCCAGCGCTTGGGAAGACGCAAGGAGAAATCTCAGGAGAGCCAAAAGTCAGTGGCCTGGCGACAAGGCTCCCAGATGATACAGAGCACGGAGTGTTGCAGAAGGGTGAGGCCGGACCACTTTTCCGGCAGCTCTTTACGAAACCCCAGGAATCGTCTCTGAATCAGGGGCAGGTGCAAGTCCATAGCCACCTGTTCCAGAGAATTACAAAATCTCAGCACATTGTGTCTCACGCCCAGCTGTTGGGTCCGTCTCATCAGCTCGTAACGACGAAACCCCTTCAGGGCGCATTTCCAGGACAGACAGATTTGGTGCACCCCAGTCTGGAATCTGCAGAAAGCGAAGGATGCATCAAGAAGCCCTCGACTCAATTTCACCCCGATGTCCCATCTTGCATCGAGCAGGAAGGGCAGCAGCTGGCGACTTCTCTGCAGCCCTTGCCATCCTTTCCATCTGTAAGCACTGACAGTGTTTCTCATGCAAAGCCCACCAGGACCTTGAAAGCAGGTTGCCTGGGGTTCGAAGACTTCTCCAGTCCTAGCCAGTCTTCAGTATATGAAAATGCCCCAGGAAACCACACTTACGGGAAGCTGAAGCAGTCAGAGAGTGGCTGTCCCGAGtcgagaaagaaacagaaaaataagacAACTGCAAAAGAATCGGGTGGCAAAGGTCATTCTCGCAGCGGTAGACCCCGCCGGAAGGAGAAGCCCACGTTTGACGTCTCTTCTGTGGCTTCTCCCAGTCAAGTGGCCATGGCATCCTTTTCCTTGCCTCATACCTCCTTTGATAGTGAGGCCAGAATGAAGCCAAAGCTGTCCATTTTCAACCGAATTCAG GGTGGAAATATCTACAGCTTCACTAGTTCAATGAGGGAAGAAAATTTTTCCTCTGTATG TAGTAAGACTGGGGGAGGTCCCGAAGACAGAAATGAGCATGGAAGCAGCTTTATATGCGCGACCTGCAGTCAGCTTTTTTATACGGAGAGGGGCCTAAGCAGCCATATGTGTTTCTGTAGTGAGCAGTGGCAGTCTGCGTCAGGGAAGGAAAAGCAGCAG GCATGCGAGGACGAGAATTTACACCCTCAGAAACTGTCGCTCGAGCCCGCAGGGGATGGAGATAGCCCTGAAGCCAAAACGTTATCAGAAGATGTAGCCGTAGCACCTCTCGTGATTCCTGTCTCCGTACCTGTAACGGCTACCGAGCAGCAGCAAGATGGCAAA ATTGATAAGAAGCCATGCCAGGATGATCAAGATCTCCAGGAAGGCATGCcaccaaagaaaaagaggagacgTACTTGTCCAAAATCGCTTTTCATCCCGCCTCCAGCACCAGCTTGCAATGAGATACAACCCGGGACGGGAGGATGTTTTCAAAGTAACCTGCGCTCTCCGGTCTTCCTCATGGATTACCTCCTCCAGGGCTTAGTTCAGTGTTCCTCTTACACACCTCCACCGATGCTTAGCCCCATTCGTGAGGGATCAGGGCTGTATTTCAACGCTCTCTGCTCTACGTCTACAAAGACTGCTTCTAGCAAGATGTACACTTCTGTTTTAG GTGGAACGGATGGGGCCCTTTTGTTCTCTCTCGTGAAAGACACCACCAAATTCAGCGTGAAACC GCATATTAACATTGGAAGTCGTTTTCAGGCAGATATACCGGATCTCCAGGATAGGTCATCCTTGGAGAATTACGAACACCCTGCCTCCCTAATGTGGAAACCATGGGGAGATATTGCAACGAACAAGGAAACACAAAAAAAAG TAACAGACTTGTTAAAATTGGCCTGCTCCAGTGCGATGCCAGGAGGAGGGACCAACCTAGAACTCGCGCTACATTGTCTGCACGAAGCCAAAGGAAACGTTTTG